The following are encoded in a window of Ignavibacteriales bacterium genomic DNA:
- a CDS encoding GNAT family N-acetyltransferase: MLRIRQILESEIPLLQNFPPEDWNLDLPRLFSFHFGHSYFYPSIAEVDDKIVGCGIGIIHGSISWLGTIIVLPEYRRQGIGQKTTSHLIDYCRSKGCTSQLLTASAMGEPIYRKLGFEIGSMYVFYKRESIVPTQHISHVREMRQEDFLTVKQLDREVTGEDRYQFIERFFSTGWIYTADTSAGSTGGIAGFYLPDFGGGLIIARTADAGLGLMKLRLNRGKKTAVVPEANRIAQELLSSVGFQEFRRSPRMILGSEVYWQPTMMYNRATGYCG, encoded by the coding sequence ATGCTGAGAATTAGACAAATATTGGAATCAGAGATACCTCTATTACAGAATTTTCCCCCTGAAGATTGGAATTTAGATCTTCCCAGATTATTCTCTTTTCATTTTGGTCATTCTTATTTTTACCCGTCGATAGCTGAAGTGGATGATAAGATTGTCGGCTGCGGTATCGGCATCATCCATGGTTCTATCAGCTGGTTGGGAACTATCATTGTCTTGCCGGAATATCGAAGACAGGGAATAGGACAAAAAACCACAAGCCATCTCATAGACTATTGCCGAAGTAAAGGATGTACAAGCCAATTATTAACAGCAAGTGCGATGGGTGAACCGATCTATCGAAAGCTTGGTTTTGAGATAGGTTCGATGTATGTGTTTTATAAAAGAGAATCGATCGTTCCCACTCAGCATATTTCACATGTAAGAGAAATGCGACAGGAAGATTTTCTCACGGTGAAGCAATTAGACAGAGAAGTTACTGGCGAAGACCGATATCAATTCATTGAACGGTTTTTTTCAACGGGTTGGATATATACAGCAGACACCTCTGCTGGTAGTACAGGCGGTATTGCAGGATTTTATCTTCCTGATTTCGGTGGAGGATTAATTATTGCACGTACTGCCGATGCCGGATTAGGATTAATGAAGCTGCGATTGAATCGCGGCAAGAAGACCGCAGTTGTTCCGGAAGCAAATAGGATTGCTCAAGAGTTGTTATCGTCAGTAGGATTCCAAGAATTTCGCAGATCTCCGCGTATGATCCTGGGAAGCGAAGTATATTGGCAGCCCACAATGATGTATAATAGAGCAACAGGTTACTGCGGCTGA